The following are encoded together in the Desulfococcus multivorans genome:
- a CDS encoding ferredoxin — MRRPEIDLSACNGCGACIAVSPTVFSFNDLGFIQVADLEFYPEAEVDEAIALCPEDCISWTE, encoded by the coding sequence ATGAGAAGACCTGAAATAGATTTAAGTGCCTGCAATGGATGTGGGGCATGCATCGCGGTAAGCCCGACCGTTTTCAGTTTTAACGATCTCGGTTTTATTCAGGTGGCGGACCTTGAATTCTATCCCGAAGCCGAGGTGGATGAGGCCATCGCCCTTTGTCCTGAAGACTGCATTTCCTGGACAGAATAA
- a CDS encoding desulfoferrodoxin gives MAKRLEVYKCEACGNIVEVLEGGDGELVCCGKPMKLMTENTVDAAKEKHVPVIEKVDNGFKVTVGSVAHPMEEKHYIQWIELIADGKAYREFLKPGDAPEAVFHIAANQVSAREYCNLHGLWKA, from the coding sequence ATGGCAAAAAGGCTGGAAGTCTACAAATGTGAGGCATGTGGAAATATTGTAGAGGTCCTGGAAGGCGGTGATGGCGAATTGGTCTGTTGCGGCAAGCCCATGAAATTGATGACTGAAAATACCGTGGATGCCGCCAAGGAAAAACATGTGCCGGTCATCGAAAAGGTTGATAACGGCTTCAAAGTGACCGTGGGAAGCGTCGCACACCCCATGGAGGAGAAGCATTATATCCAATGGATCGAACTCATCGCCGACGGTAAGGCATATCGTGAATTTCTCAAACCCGGAGACGCCCCCGAAGCCGTTTTCCACATTGCCGCGAATCAGGTTTCGGCACGCGAGTACTGCAACCTTCACGGCCTATGGAAAGCCTGA
- a CDS encoding DUF294 nucleotidyltransferase-like domain-containing protein — MNTDEIYKTLVKTDPFEILAPEVLAALAEKVEVKTYAANTYVFKTGTPSLDVLFIIHSGLAETVVVNDKGSEMVIGLRRPYDFFGETVVLSQQCYPGAVRAKEKLVCCLVHRKDLEKLIYDHPEFCGFFNVLLAERMRLLYEVLVEEHSKGGYSGISQMEPEFFKKRVSEVMAHPPITCRVDDRVTAVSNIMADRDISAIVALDRENRPRGILTEKNLVKYLIAKQTYPVETCRVDNIMYSNLVEISPHAFIGQALVAMMRSKTKNLIVMERGNLVGVVTLVDLIKTQSTGTLLLTKDIESQPDVRGLAMVSREIDNILNVMIEENASAAEIFNVMSELYERMTRRVIQLSEERMKLNGWGPPPVEYCFINMGSAARYEQALPTDQDNAIVYADPEDADAGNVDAYFKTFAEFIVEALAQCGVGRYGLEVMADNPKWRRSLGQWMMLIDQWMTQPDRELDKIIGHLFDFRPVWGNMALGEALREKLFQAIESGIGKNRLGEGNSAEYHLPISYLGTFITERGGPHKNEMNLRASAILPMVNGIRRKALANRIIESSTLGRLAQLADADVLSEKDARFFQRSFEDLMMLNIRENLKELKQGKRPDDYIDPYSLRKRERVALKDALAGVSTLLDMLREE, encoded by the coding sequence ATGAACACGGATGAAATCTACAAGACATTGGTCAAGACAGATCCTTTCGAAATACTGGCACCGGAGGTTTTGGCCGCACTTGCCGAAAAAGTGGAGGTCAAGACTTATGCAGCCAACACTTATGTCTTCAAGACAGGAACGCCAAGCCTGGATGTGCTTTTCATCATCCATTCGGGGCTTGCCGAAACGGTTGTTGTCAATGACAAGGGATCAGAAATGGTGATCGGTCTCCGGCGCCCCTATGATTTTTTCGGCGAAACCGTCGTTCTTTCTCAACAGTGCTATCCAGGGGCCGTTCGGGCCAAAGAGAAACTGGTTTGCTGCCTTGTCCATCGTAAAGACCTCGAAAAATTGATTTACGATCATCCTGAGTTCTGTGGTTTTTTCAACGTCTTGTTGGCGGAGAGAATGCGGTTGCTTTACGAGGTGCTGGTGGAGGAGCACTCCAAAGGAGGGTATTCGGGAATCAGTCAGATGGAGCCCGAGTTTTTCAAGAAGCGGGTCAGCGAGGTGATGGCACATCCCCCCATCACCTGTCGCGTCGACGATCGGGTCACGGCGGTTTCCAATATTATGGCGGACAGGGACATCAGTGCCATTGTCGCTTTGGATCGCGAAAACAGACCGCGCGGGATTCTGACGGAAAAAAATCTTGTCAAGTATCTCATTGCCAAGCAGACTTATCCGGTAGAAACCTGCCGGGTTGACAACATCATGTACAGCAATCTGGTGGAAATCAGCCCTCATGCCTTCATCGGTCAGGCTCTGGTCGCCATGATGCGCAGCAAAACCAAAAACCTCATTGTAATGGAACGGGGAAACCTCGTGGGCGTGGTCACGCTGGTGGATCTTATTAAAACACAGAGCACCGGAACGCTCCTTCTGACGAAGGACATCGAATCTCAGCCGGATGTGAGAGGGCTTGCGATGGTCAGCCGGGAAATCGACAATATTCTGAATGTCATGATCGAGGAAAACGCCTCCGCCGCGGAAATCTTCAACGTGATGTCGGAACTCTATGAGCGCATGACCCGGAGGGTCATCCAACTTTCCGAGGAACGCATGAAATTGAATGGCTGGGGGCCGCCGCCGGTGGAGTATTGCTTTATCAACATGGGGAGCGCCGCAAGGTATGAGCAGGCACTTCCCACCGACCAGGACAATGCCATCGTGTATGCCGATCCGGAAGATGCCGATGCAGGCAACGTTGACGCCTATTTCAAAACGTTTGCCGAGTTCATCGTTGAGGCGTTGGCACAATGCGGCGTTGGAAGATACGGCCTTGAGGTCATGGCAGATAATCCGAAATGGCGACGTTCCCTCGGTCAATGGATGATGCTGATCGATCAATGGATGACGCAGCCCGACCGAGAACTGGATAAAATTATCGGACATCTTTTTGACTTCCGACCGGTATGGGGAAATATGGCATTGGGGGAAGCCCTCAGGGAAAAGCTTTTCCAGGCGATCGAATCGGGGATCGGCAAAAATCGGTTGGGGGAGGGGAATTCCGCCGAGTATCACCTCCCCATCAGTTATCTCGGCACGTTCATTACCGAGAGGGGTGGACCGCACAAAAACGAGATGAACCTCAGGGCGTCGGCCATCCTGCCGATGGTCAACGGCATACGGCGAAAGGCCCTTGCCAACCGAATTATCGAATCGTCAACGTTGGGACGACTTGCCCAATTGGCCGACGCCGACGTGCTTTCGGAAAAGGACGCCAGATTTTTTCAAAGGAGTTTCGAGGACCTGATGATGCTTAATATCCGGGAAAATCTGAAAGAACTCAAACAAGGAAAGCGTCCGGACGATTATATCGATCCTTACAGCTTGAGAAAAAGGGAGCGGGTCGCGCTCAAGGACGCCCTTGCCGGGGTATCGACTCTCCTGGATATGCTTCGGGAGGAATAA
- a CDS encoding FprA family A-type flavoprotein, with protein sequence MKPVQIAKGVYDVGVIDWTIRDFHGYSTHMGTSYNAFLVLGEKTVLIDTVKKNFADQFLRNIAGIVDPSEIDVVISNHTEMDHSGSLPHVMNLIGRDKPIYCSNMGKKNLSRHFVDAFNLQEIREGEDLVLGDKTYSFIETRMLHWPDSMFTYLKEDKILFSSDAFGQHYAGHEQFDDRVGEKIMFHAKKYFANILLLYAPLILKLIDKVIKMGLDIRMICPDHGVMWRKPSSIIDAYTRWSRQEELDDKAVVVYDTMWHSTEQMGLSIADGLHAEGIDVRPMKLREHDRSDIMTEVCDARAIVVGSPTLNNGIFPTVADFLTYMKGLKPQNRIGAAFGSFGWSGESVKILEKELAGMKFNMVAPGLKHQYVPDNDAIERCVAFGRQIAAAVKASGNHS encoded by the coding sequence ATGAAACCGGTTCAAATTGCCAAAGGGGTCTATGATGTCGGCGTCATCGACTGGACCATCCGGGATTTTCACGGATACTCGACACACATGGGCACCAGCTACAACGCGTTTCTGGTTCTCGGGGAAAAAACCGTCCTGATCGATACGGTCAAAAAAAACTTCGCCGATCAGTTTCTCAGAAACATCGCCGGCATCGTTGATCCGTCTGAAATCGACGTTGTCATCAGCAACCACACGGAGATGGATCACAGTGGATCCTTGCCTCATGTCATGAATTTGATCGGTCGGGACAAGCCCATATATTGTTCCAACATGGGGAAGAAAAATCTGTCCCGTCACTTCGTGGACGCTTTCAATCTCCAGGAAATCCGGGAGGGAGAAGATCTCGTGCTCGGGGACAAGACATACAGCTTCATCGAGACGAGAATGCTGCACTGGCCGGACAGCATGTTCACCTATCTCAAAGAGGACAAAATTCTATTTTCCAGTGACGCATTTGGCCAACACTATGCCGGCCATGAACAGTTCGACGATAGGGTCGGCGAGAAGATCATGTTTCATGCCAAAAAATATTTCGCCAACATTCTTCTTCTTTACGCGCCGTTGATTCTGAAACTGATTGACAAAGTGATCAAGATGGGTCTGGATATCCGCATGATCTGCCCTGATCACGGCGTGATGTGGCGAAAACCGTCAAGTATCATCGATGCCTACACCCGATGGAGCCGCCAGGAGGAGCTGGATGACAAAGCCGTTGTGGTCTACGACACCATGTGGCACAGCACTGAGCAAATGGGCCTCTCGATCGCCGACGGTCTCCATGCCGAAGGCATCGATGTTCGTCCAATGAAACTGCGGGAGCACGACCGCAGCGACATCATGACGGAGGTCTGTGACGCCAGGGCGATAGTGGTGGGCTCCCCCACCCTGAACAACGGTATTTTTCCGACAGTGGCTGATTTTCTGACCTATATGAAAGGACTCAAACCGCAAAACAGGATTGGAGCAGCCTTCGGCTCCTTCGGATGGAGCGGTGAATCCGTCAAAATTCTGGAAAAGGAATTGGCCGGAATGAAATTCAATATGGTCGCCCCGGGGCTTAAGCATCAATACGTCCCGGATAACGACGCAATAGAAAGATGTGTTGCCTTCGGCCGACAGATTGCGGCGGCCGTCAAGGCTTCCGGAAATCACTCATGA
- a CDS encoding NAD(P)H-dependent oxidoreductase has product MFVLGLQGSPRKKSNTEFLLSLFMTEAQKYGAQTHIVDVCRKHIEPCKEFTTCERKGFCPIKDDMGPEIYPLLRKADVVVPASPVFFYNVTAQLKALIDRSQTLWARNYRLKLTDPNRRMRRGFMLCQGATKGKNLFLGVDLTAKYFFDAVGAQYSGSLYYWQIEHRGDMARHPGVRDDVAAAVGELLKPYTGRKKILFASRRNAARGQIAAAFAQLMGGDKIEVMCGGKDPADKVDPLVEDVMAEKGIDMGFRIPASIEAAVEAGCPDMIVTMGCDDIETTPDAARIAWDLPDPEGEDIDSIRILRDETEKRVSELIDQLDT; this is encoded by the coding sequence ATGTTCGTACTTGGACTACAGGGAAGCCCTCGTAAAAAGAGCAACACCGAATTTTTGTTGTCACTGTTCATGACAGAGGCTCAAAAATACGGCGCTCAAACCCACATCGTCGATGTCTGCCGGAAACACATCGAACCTTGCAAGGAGTTCACGACCTGCGAGAGGAAGGGTTTCTGCCCCATCAAGGACGACATGGGTCCCGAGATTTATCCTTTGCTTCGGAAGGCGGATGTGGTGGTACCGGCATCTCCTGTATTTTTTTATAATGTCACCGCTCAGCTCAAGGCCCTGATCGACCGCTCGCAGACCTTGTGGGCGCGGAATTACCGGTTGAAGCTGACCGACCCCAACCGGCGAATGCGTCGCGGGTTCATGCTTTGTCAGGGCGCCACCAAAGGCAAGAACCTGTTCCTGGGCGTCGACCTGACGGCCAAATATTTTTTCGACGCTGTTGGTGCTCAATATTCGGGGAGCCTCTACTACTGGCAGATCGAGCATCGGGGGGACATGGCGCGCCATCCGGGTGTCCGCGATGATGTGGCCGCAGCGGTTGGCGAGCTGCTCAAGCCCTATACGGGCCGCAAGAAAATTCTCTTTGCAAGTCGCCGGAATGCCGCGAGAGGTCAAATCGCCGCCGCGTTCGCCCAATTGATGGGTGGAGACAAAATCGAAGTGATGTGTGGCGGGAAAGACCCTGCCGATAAGGTCGACCCCTTGGTGGAAGACGTCATGGCCGAGAAGGGCATCGACATGGGGTTTCGGATTCCCGCATCCATCGAAGCGGCTGTCGAGGCCGGCTGCCCTGACATGATCGTTACCATGGGATGTGACGATATCGAGACGACACCGGATGCGGCGAGAATCGCGTGGGACCTTCCAGACCCGGAAGGAGAGGATATCGATTCCATAAGAATTCTCCGGGATGAAACCGAAAAGCGTGTCTCGGAGCTGATCGACCAGTTGGACACCTAA
- a CDS encoding DsrE family protein — protein MKKIAVFVFNGDPMCFTHVLLNALDMKSGGDDVLIIVEGAATGLTPVLAAADHPLNGLWEKARTAGLVGGVCEACSRKMGTLNAAKAQDLPLLNDMNGHPGMARFQKDGYEIITF, from the coding sequence ATGAAAAAGATTGCTGTTTTCGTATTCAACGGAGACCCCATGTGCTTCACCCACGTCCTTTTGAACGCTCTCGATATGAAATCGGGAGGCGACGACGTCCTGATCATTGTGGAGGGCGCCGCGACGGGCTTGACGCCTGTCCTGGCAGCTGCGGATCATCCTTTGAACGGTCTCTGGGAAAAAGCTCGGACCGCAGGTCTGGTGGGGGGCGTCTGCGAAGCCTGTTCCAGAAAAATGGGCACGTTGAACGCCGCCAAGGCGCAAGATCTCCCCTTGCTCAACGACATGAACGGCCATCCCGGCATGGCCCGTTTCCAAAAAGACGGATATGAGATCATCACCTTTTAA
- a CDS encoding cytochrome ubiquinol oxidase subunit I — MDVVLLSRLQFAAATIFHFLFVPLTIGLSTLVAYMETQYVRTGDETYLAMTKFWGKLFLINFAVGVVTGITLEFQFGTNWSGYSAYVGDVFGSLLAIEATAAFFLESTMIGVWVFGWRKLSKKAHATVMWLIAGASTLSAVWILIANGWMQHPVGFDIQNGRAELVSFLQVVLNKFGWMIFLHVIAGAFVLTAFFVMGISAFHLLKKQQVEFFTRSFKIALFTGFVAAVLVVVHGDFHAAHVAEVQPAKLAAMETLWETQPKAPVYLFSIPDEEKEANLIEIGKIPGLLSFLAFKNVDAEVRGLKEFPKEDRPPVFISSLAFKGMVGLGTYFIFITLVGLFVRNRLTEFPLFLKIIMFSIPLPYVANELGWILAEVGRQPWIVYGMMKTADAASPVDPVQVAISLAGFILVYGLLGAAGFYLMAQNAKKGPVPVEEEV, encoded by the coding sequence ATGGATGTCGTGCTGCTATCGCGCCTGCAGTTCGCTGCCGCAACCATCTTTCACTTTCTGTTTGTCCCGCTGACAATAGGCCTTTCCACTCTCGTGGCTTATATGGAGACCCAGTACGTCAGAACCGGAGACGAAACCTATCTCGCCATGACCAAGTTCTGGGGAAAGCTTTTTCTGATCAACTTCGCCGTTGGTGTTGTCACAGGAATTACCCTGGAATTTCAATTCGGTACCAACTGGTCCGGATATTCCGCCTATGTTGGTGATGTGTTCGGCTCTCTTCTGGCCATCGAAGCCACCGCAGCCTTTTTTCTGGAGTCCACCATGATCGGCGTCTGGGTCTTCGGATGGCGGAAGCTCTCGAAAAAAGCCCATGCAACCGTCATGTGGCTGATTGCGGGCGCGTCTACTCTTTCCGCGGTATGGATACTGATCGCCAACGGCTGGATGCAGCATCCCGTGGGATTTGACATTCAAAACGGTCGCGCCGAGTTGGTGAGTTTCCTTCAGGTTGTGCTCAACAAGTTTGGGTGGATGATTTTCCTCCACGTCATCGCCGGCGCTTTTGTTCTTACCGCTTTCTTCGTGATGGGCATCAGCGCGTTCCATCTACTGAAAAAACAACAGGTGGAATTCTTCACCCGCTCCTTTAAAATCGCCCTGTTCACCGGCTTCGTCGCTGCCGTCCTCGTGGTCGTTCATGGGGATTTCCATGCCGCTCATGTCGCCGAAGTCCAGCCCGCAAAACTCGCCGCCATGGAAACCCTCTGGGAAACGCAACCCAAGGCCCCCGTCTATCTCTTTTCCATTCCGGACGAAGAGAAAGAAGCCAACCTCATTGAAATTGGAAAGATTCCAGGCCTCCTCAGTTTTCTAGCGTTCAAAAATGTCGACGCGGAAGTGCGGGGTCTCAAGGAATTCCCCAAGGAAGACCGGCCGCCCGTATTCATTTCCTCCCTGGCATTCAAGGGAATGGTGGGACTCGGCACCTACTTTATCTTCATCACGCTGGTGGGGCTGTTCGTGCGCAACCGCCTGACCGAATTCCCTCTTTTCCTCAAAATCATCATGTTTTCCATACCGTTGCCATACGTTGCCAACGAGCTTGGCTGGATTCTGGCCGAAGTGGGTCGCCAGCCGTGGATCGTCTATGGCATGATGAAAACGGCTGATGCCGCTTCTCCCGTGGATCCGGTCCAGGTGGCCATATCTCTTGCGGGTTTTATACTCGTATACGGCCTTCTGGGTGCCGCAGGTTTCTATCTGATGGCGCAAAATGCTAAAAAAGGACCGGTACCGGTCGAAGAGGAGGTGTAA
- the rd gene encoding rubredoxin, with the protein MKKYVCTICGYVYDPAEGDPDNGVAPGTAFEDVPDDWECPICGAGKSDFEVEE; encoded by the coding sequence GTGAAAAAATACGTATGCACCATTTGCGGCTATGTCTACGATCCCGCGGAAGGCGATCCGGACAACGGCGTCGCCCCCGGAACGGCATTTGAGGACGTGCCGGATGACTGGGAATGTCCGATTTGCGGCGCAGGCAAAAGCGATTTTGAGGTTGAAGAATAG
- a CDS encoding AMP-binding protein: MGQTHNMADYDEVYRSFRYRVPEHYNFAGDVIDKWAEHPNRLAMWWVDDNGLEVKKTFRELSIISKRLANALTDQGVKPGDVVMLILQRNIEWWEAVTACIRMGAVVAPGTTQLTAKDLKFRAQKAEAVCIITNPEVAERFDSIADECPSVVSRIVISNTVEGWSFYDDIVARGSDVFLTAETSSRDGCILYFTSGTTGLPKMALHTHASYPIGHFTTGKYWLDLREDDLHWNISDTGWAKAAWSSYFGPWICGSALFIHHTNRFDPLKTLEFLSRYPVTTLCGAPTVYRMFVLQDLSRFTFPNLRHCVAAGEPLNPEIIEAWKTATGCTIRDGYGQTETVLLCGMFPCIEPRFGSMGKPSPGIDLDVIDGEGHVVPPNTEGDIAIRVAPHRPLGLFREYWKESERTASAFEGDWYLTGDRAYKDDDGYFWFVGRSDDVILTSGYRIGPFEVESALIEHPAVAESAVVSSPDETRGAVVKAFVILAPGYTGNDVLVKELQDHVKKVTAPYKYPRKITFVESLPKTISGKIRRVELRSMEWGKA, translated from the coding sequence ATGGGCCAGACGCACAACATGGCGGATTATGACGAGGTCTACCGATCCTTCAGGTACAGGGTTCCCGAGCATTACAATTTTGCCGGTGACGTTATCGACAAATGGGCCGAACATCCGAATAGGCTGGCCATGTGGTGGGTGGACGACAATGGTCTCGAAGTCAAAAAAACCTTCCGGGAATTGAGCATCATTTCTAAAAGACTGGCAAACGCCTTAACGGACCAGGGCGTCAAACCGGGCGACGTAGTCATGCTGATTCTTCAAAGAAACATCGAGTGGTGGGAAGCGGTTACGGCGTGCATTCGAATGGGGGCCGTGGTGGCGCCCGGGACCACGCAGCTGACCGCCAAAGATCTCAAGTTCCGCGCTCAGAAAGCCGAGGCTGTCTGTATCATCACAAATCCGGAGGTTGCCGAGAGATTCGACTCGATTGCGGATGAGTGCCCTTCCGTCGTATCCAGGATCGTTATATCCAATACCGTGGAGGGATGGTCGTTTTACGACGATATCGTAGCCCGGGGATCCGATGTGTTTCTCACCGCCGAAACGTCGAGTCGGGACGGCTGTATCCTCTATTTTACCTCGGGAACCACGGGGCTTCCCAAAATGGCGCTTCACACCCACGCATCCTATCCCATCGGCCATTTCACCACGGGGAAATATTGGCTGGATCTTCGCGAGGACGACCTCCACTGGAACATCAGCGACACCGGATGGGCAAAGGCTGCCTGGAGCAGCTATTTTGGCCCATGGATTTGCGGTTCTGCTTTGTTCATTCATCATACCAATCGGTTTGATCCCTTGAAAACCCTGGAATTTCTGTCTCGGTATCCGGTGACGACGCTCTGCGGCGCGCCGACCGTATACCGAATGTTCGTGTTGCAGGATCTGAGTCGTTTCACGTTTCCGAACCTTCGCCATTGTGTCGCCGCCGGCGAACCTTTGAATCCCGAGATCATCGAGGCATGGAAGACGGCCACCGGCTGTACCATACGAGACGGGTACGGCCAGACGGAAACCGTTCTGTTGTGCGGCATGTTTCCCTGCATCGAACCGAGATTCGGGTCCATGGGTAAACCTTCGCCCGGCATCGATCTCGATGTCATAGATGGTGAAGGACATGTCGTACCACCCAATACCGAAGGAGATATCGCCATTCGCGTAGCGCCCCATCGGCCGCTGGGATTGTTCAGAGAGTACTGGAAAGAGTCGGAAAGAACCGCATCGGCCTTCGAGGGTGACTGGTATTTGACGGGAGACCGGGCCTACAAGGATGATGACGGATATTTCTGGTTCGTAGGCAGGTCTGATGATGTCATTTTGACCTCCGGATATCGCATTGGTCCGTTTGAGGTGGAAAGCGCCCTGATTGAGCACCCCGCCGTCGCGGAGTCGGCGGTTGTATCCAGTCCCGACGAAACCCGCGGTGCGGTGGTGAAAGCTTTCGTCATTCTGGCACCCGGATACACCGGAAATGACGTACTGGTAAAGGAGTTGCAGGACCATGTCAAGAAGGTCACCGCACCCTATAAATACCCCCGGAAAATAACGTTTGTCGAATCGCTTCCCAAGACGATCAGCGGCAAGATCCGAAGGGTCGAACTGAGAAGCATGGAGTGGGGAAAGGCGTAA
- the cydB gene encoding cytochrome d ubiquinol oxidase subunit II, with translation MELQITWFFLWGLLWAIFFVTDGFDFGIGTLMPFLAKNDTEKRVMLNAMGPLWDGNEVWLIAAGGVTFAAFPILYATMFSALYSALMLILFALILRGVAMEFRGKVENVIWRQVWDFCVFFGSVVPAVLFGVAFANFFKGIPIDAEGIYHGNLFSLLNGYGLLGGLLFLFLFLEHGALWLSIKSDGDLHDRAVRTAHGLWWILIAVALLFLTATRFETRLYDNYYANPVLFLLVLINLAAFLQVKWFLIKKAYFTAWFSSALAIICCTFFGLIGLFPNMLPSSVDRAADITALNASSSPLTLKIMLTVVIIFIPIILAYQIWAYNLFKGKVTKADLAAEDAY, from the coding sequence ATGGAATTGCAGATTACATGGTTTTTTCTATGGGGGCTGCTGTGGGCTATTTTTTTCGTCACCGACGGTTTTGATTTCGGCATCGGCACGCTAATGCCGTTTCTCGCTAAAAACGACACCGAAAAAAGAGTCATGCTCAATGCTATGGGACCTCTGTGGGACGGCAACGAGGTCTGGCTGATCGCAGCGGGCGGGGTCACCTTCGCCGCTTTTCCCATTCTTTACGCCACCATGTTTTCCGCGCTCTACTCGGCGCTGATGTTGATTCTCTTTGCACTGATCCTCAGGGGTGTTGCAATGGAGTTCCGTGGGAAAGTGGAAAACGTGATATGGCGCCAGGTATGGGATTTCTGTGTATTTTTCGGGAGTGTTGTCCCTGCGGTTTTATTCGGGGTGGCCTTCGCCAATTTCTTCAAAGGGATCCCCATCGATGCGGAAGGCATTTACCACGGCAACCTTTTCAGCCTCCTGAACGGTTACGGCCTTCTGGGCGGTCTGTTGTTTCTCTTTCTTTTTCTGGAGCACGGCGCTTTGTGGCTATCCATCAAATCCGACGGCGACCTGCATGATCGGGCCGTTCGCACCGCCCACGGCCTCTGGTGGATACTTATAGCGGTTGCACTCCTTTTTTTGACCGCCACCAGGTTCGAAACCCGACTTTACGACAACTATTATGCCAACCCGGTGTTGTTTCTGCTCGTGCTGATCAACCTTGCGGCTTTCCTTCAGGTCAAGTGGTTTTTGATTAAAAAAGCCTATTTCACCGCGTGGTTTTCATCGGCTCTGGCCATCATCTGCTGCACCTTTTTCGGCCTCATCGGGCTGTTTCCGAACATGCTGCCTTCCAGCGTGGACAGGGCGGCCGACATCACAGCCCTGAACGCCTCGTCAAGTCCCCTTACGCTCAAGATCATGCTGACCGTGGTCATCATTTTCATTCCCATCATTTTGGCCTATCAGATCTGGGCCTACAATCTTTTCAAAGGGAAGGTGACAAAGGCGGACCTTGCTGCAGAAGATGCTTACTGA
- a CDS encoding DVU0298 family protein, whose translation MAAKKIGSRIGSRTLKKEISELLREKRFDNAVEGIRRYPHRQVIGPLFSFFFGNDIVFWRAISAMGIVVSEMADSGAVESARVVIRRMMWQLNDESGGIGWGCPEAMGDITARNRRLAEEYHRILISYVMTDGNFLEHPILQRGLLWGIGRLAHARSGLVEYAAPYITPFLASADSFHRGLAAWALTPIADAPTKALIKPLADDNASLTIYLDGNIVDCTVADLADKAL comes from the coding sequence ATGGCAGCGAAAAAAATCGGTAGTCGAATCGGTAGTCGAACACTCAAAAAGGAGATCTCGGAGCTGTTACGCGAAAAGCGTTTCGATAACGCCGTTGAGGGCATCCGACGCTATCCCCATCGACAGGTCATCGGCCCTCTTTTTTCCTTTTTTTTCGGTAACGATATCGTATTCTGGCGGGCCATATCTGCCATGGGTATCGTGGTATCGGAAATGGCGGACAGCGGGGCCGTCGAATCGGCCAGAGTCGTTATCCGCCGAATGATGTGGCAACTCAATGACGAATCAGGCGGCATCGGATGGGGGTGCCCGGAAGCCATGGGCGACATCACCGCACGAAATCGTCGGCTGGCCGAGGAATATCATCGGATTCTGATTTCCTATGTCATGACGGACGGCAATTTTCTGGAACATCCCATTCTTCAGCGCGGTCTTCTCTGGGGCATCGGTCGACTCGCCCATGCCCGTTCCGGTCTCGTTGAGTACGCCGCACCGTACATTACGCCGTTTCTGGCTTCCGCCGATTCCTTTCATCGGGGTCTTGCCGCATGGGCGTTGACCCCAATTGCCGATGCCCCTACAAAAGCCTTGATAAAACCCCTTGCCGATGATAACGCATCTCTAACAATCTACCTTGACGGCAACATCGTCGATTGCACTGTTGCCGATCTTGCCGACAAAGCGTTATAA